One Setaria italica strain Yugu1 chromosome I, Setaria_italica_v2.0, whole genome shotgun sequence DNA window includes the following coding sequences:
- the LOC106804115 gene encoding LRR receptor-like serine/threonine-protein kinase ERECTA: MTRLLRALAAFLLLAAVAVADDGATLLEIKKSFSNGGNALHDWSGEGASPTYCSWRGVLCDNVTFAVAALNLSGLNLEGEISPAIGSLKRVISIDLKSNGLSGQIPDEIGDCSLLETL, from the exons ATGACCCGCCTCCTCCGGGccctcgccgccttcctcctcctcgcggccgtcgccgtcgccgacgacg GGGCAACACTGCTGGAGATCAAGAAATCCTTCAGCAACGGAGGCAACGCGCTGCACGATTGGTCCGGCGAGGGCGCATCGCCGACCTACTGCTCGTGGCGCGGCGTGCTATGCGACAACGTCACCTTCGCTGTTGCGGCGCT CAACCTTTCAGGGCTCAATCTCGAGGGTGAAATCTCACCGGCCATCGGGAGCCTGAAACGTGTTATCTCAAT AGATTTGAAGTCTAATGGACTTTCCGGGCAGATCCCTGATGAGATTGGCGATTGTTCGTTGCTTGAAACTTTGTAA
- the LOC101780996 gene encoding LRR receptor-like serine/threonine-protein kinase ERECTA isoform X2 — translation MCQLTGLWYFDVKNNSLMGTIPETIGNCTSFQVLDLSNNQLTGEIPFNIGFLQVATLSLQGNKFSGPIPSVIGLMQALAVLDLSFNELSGPIPSILGNLTYTEKLYLQGNRLTGSIPPELGNMTTLHYLELNDNLLTGFIPPDLGKLTELFDLNLANNNLGGPIPDNISSCINLISLNAYDNKLNGTIPRSFQKLESLTYLNLSSNHLSGALPIEVARMRNLDTLDLSCNMITGSIPSAIGRLEHLLRLNLSKNALVGHIPAEFGNLRSIMEIDLSSNYLRGLIPQEVGMLQNLILLKLENNSITGDVSPLTNCFSLNNLNVSYNDLAGIVPTDNNFSRFSPDSFLGNPGLCGYWRGSRSSCSPLSSSIERKRRSSISKAAFLGIGVGGLVILLVILAAACWPHNSPVLKDVSVSKPASSSVPPKLVILHMNMALYVYDDIMRMTENLSEKYIIGYGASSTVYRCDLKNCKSVAIKKLYTHYPQSLKEFETELETVGSIKHRNLVSLQGYSLSPAGNLLFYDYMENGSLWDVLHVASSKKEKLDWEARLKIALGAAQGLAYLHHECSPRIIHRDVKSKNILLDKDYEAHLADFGIAKSLCVSLTHTSTYVMGTIGYIDPEYARTSRLNEKSDVYSYGIVLLELLTGKKPVDDECNLHHLILSKAADNTVMEMVDPDITDTCKDLGEVKKVFQLALLCSKRQPSDRPTMHEVVRVLDSLVCPDPPPKQAQPQGSEQSATAPSYVSEYVSLRGGTALSCANSSSASDAELFMKFGEVISRNTE, via the exons ATGTGCCAGTTAACTGGCCTGTGGTACTT TGATGTGAAGAATAATAGCTTGATGGGTACGATACCAGAAACCATAGGGAACTGTACCAGCTTTCAGGTCTT GGATTTGTCAAACAATCAGCTTACTGGAGAAATCCCATTCAATATTGGTTTCCTGCAAGTGGCTACGCT GTCTTTGCAAGGGAACAAGTTCTCTGGCCCAATTCCATCAGTGATTGGCCTTATGCAGGCGCTTGCAGTGCT CGATCTGAGTTTCAATGAGCTATCTGGACCAATACCATCTATACTGGGCAACTTGACATACACTGAGAAATT ATACCTGCAAGGCAATAGGCTAACTGGATCGATACCTCCAGAGCTTGGTAATATGACGACACTGCATTACCT TGAACTGAATGACAATCTATTGACTGGGTTCATTCCTCCTGATCTTGGGAAGCTCACAGAATTGTTTGACTT GAACCTTGCAAACAACAACCTTGGAGGACCTATCCCTGATAATATAAGTTCATGCATAAATCTCATTAGTTT GAATGCTTATGACAATAAATTAAATGGAACCATTCCACGTTCATTTCAAAAGCTCGAGAGTCTGACTTATCT GAATCTGTCATCAAATCATCTCAGTGGAGCACTTCCGATTGAGGTAGCAAGAATGAGAAATTTAGACACACT GGACTTATCCTGTAACATGATCACTGGTTCAATTCCCTCAGCTATTGGAAGACTAGAGCATCTTCTGAGGCT CAATTTAAGCAAAAATGCTCTGGTTGGACACATTCCTGCTGagtttgggaacttgaggagCATCATGGAGAT cGATTTGTCCAGTAACTACCTCCGTGGCCTGATTCCACAAGAGGTTGGGATGCTACAAAATCTGATACTGTT AAAATTAGAAAATAATAGTATTACTGGAGATGTCTCACCACTCACTAACTGTTTCAGTCTCAATAACTT AAATGTATCATACAACGACCTTGCTGGTATTGTACCTACAGACAACAACTTCTCACGATTTTCACCTGACAG CTTCTTGGGTAACCCTGGACTTTGTGGCTATTGGCGTGGTTCTCGTTCTTCGTGCTCTCCTTTATCATCCAGTATTGAGCGCAAAAGGAGAT CATCTATATCAAAGGCTGCATTTCTTGGTATTGGTGTTGGTGGGCTTGTTATCCTGCTCGTTATCCTAGCAGCTGCTTGCTGGCCGCACAACTCACCGGTTCTCAAAGATGTCTCTGTAAGCAAACCAG CATCAAGCAGTGTTCCTCCCAAGCTTGTGATCCTCCACATGAACATGGCCCTCTATGTATATGATGATATAATGAGGATGACTGAAAATTTGAGTGAAAAATACATTATTGGTTATGGAGCATCAAGTACTGTCTACAGATGTGATCTGAAGAACTGCAAGTCAGTCGCGATAAAAAAGCTATATACTCACTACCCGCAGAGCTTGAAGGAATTTGAGACCGAACTTGAGACTGTTGGGAGCATCAAACACCGAAATCTCGTCAGCCTTCAGGGGTACTCCCTGTCACCTGCTGGGAATCTCCTCTTCTATGATTACATGGAAAATGGCAGCCTCTGGGACGTTTTGCATG TAGCTTCATCCAAGAAGGAAAAACTTGATTGGGAAGCACGCCTCAAGATTGCTCTTGGTGCTGCTCAAGGCCTGGCTTATCTTCACCACGAATGCAGTCCGCGAATAATTCACAGGGATGTAAAGTCAAAGAATATCCTCCTAGACAAAGACTATGAAGCTCATCTTGCTGACTTTGGTATTGCCAAGAGCTTGTGTGTGTCTTTGACACACACATCAACATATGTAATGGGCACCATTGGCTACATTGATCCTGAGTATGCACGCACATCCCGGCTCAATGAGAAATCAGATGTATACAGCTATGGCATCGTCTTGCTGGAGTTGCTTACTGGCAAAAAGCCCGTCGACGATGAGTGCAATCTTCATCACTTG ATCCTATCCAAAGCTGCAGACAACACGGTCATGGAGATGGTTGACCCAGACATCACGGACACGTGCAAAGATCTTGGCGAGGTCAAGAAGGTGTTCCAGTTGGCACTCCTTTGCAGCAAGAGGCAACCATCGGATCGACCGACGATGCATGAGGTCGTGCGCGTCCTGGACAGCCTAGTCTGCCCAGACCCGCCCCCAAAGCAGGCACAGCCACAGGGATCGGAACAGTCAGCCACAGCTCCGAGCTACGTCAGTGAGTATGTCAGCCTACGAGGCGGCACCGCGCTCTCCTGTGCCAATTCATCGAGTGCGTCCGATGCCGAGCTCTTCATGAAGTTTGGCGAGGTGATATCACGGAACACAGAATAA
- the LOC101780996 gene encoding LRR receptor-like serine/threonine-protein kinase ERECTA isoform X1 encodes MCQLTGLWYFDVKNNSLMGTIPETIGNCTSFQVLDLSNNQLTGEIPFNIGFLQVATLSLQGNKFSGPIPSVIGLMQALAVLDLSFNELSGPIPSILGNLTYTEKLYLQGNRLTGSIPPELGNMTTLHYLELNDNLLTGFIPPDLGKLTELFDLNLANNNLGGPIPDNISSCINLISLNAYDNKLNGTIPRSFQKLESLTYLNLSSNHLSGALPIEVARMRNLDTLDLSCNMITGSIPSAIGRLEHLLRLNLSKNALVGHIPAEFGNLRSIMEIDLSSNYLRGLIPQEVGMLQNLILLKLENNSITGDVSPLTNCFSLNNLNVSYNDLAGIVPTDNNFSRFSPDSFLGNPGLCGYWRGSRSSCSPLSSSIERKRRSSISKAAFLGIGVGGLVILLVILAAACWPHNSPVLKDVSVSKPDNLVAASSSVPPKLVILHMNMALYVYDDIMRMTENLSEKYIIGYGASSTVYRCDLKNCKSVAIKKLYTHYPQSLKEFETELETVGSIKHRNLVSLQGYSLSPAGNLLFYDYMENGSLWDVLHASSKKEKLDWEARLKIALGAAQGLAYLHHECSPRIIHRDVKSKNILLDKDYEAHLADFGIAKSLCVSLTHTSTYVMGTIGYIDPEYARTSRLNEKSDVYSYGIVLLELLTGKKPVDDECNLHHLILSKAADNTVMEMVDPDITDTCKDLGEVKKVFQLALLCSKRQPSDRPTMHEVVRVLDSLVCPDPPPKQAQPQGSEQSATAPSYVSEYVSLRGGTALSCANSSSASDAELFMKFGEVISRNTE; translated from the exons ATGTGCCAGTTAACTGGCCTGTGGTACTT TGATGTGAAGAATAATAGCTTGATGGGTACGATACCAGAAACCATAGGGAACTGTACCAGCTTTCAGGTCTT GGATTTGTCAAACAATCAGCTTACTGGAGAAATCCCATTCAATATTGGTTTCCTGCAAGTGGCTACGCT GTCTTTGCAAGGGAACAAGTTCTCTGGCCCAATTCCATCAGTGATTGGCCTTATGCAGGCGCTTGCAGTGCT CGATCTGAGTTTCAATGAGCTATCTGGACCAATACCATCTATACTGGGCAACTTGACATACACTGAGAAATT ATACCTGCAAGGCAATAGGCTAACTGGATCGATACCTCCAGAGCTTGGTAATATGACGACACTGCATTACCT TGAACTGAATGACAATCTATTGACTGGGTTCATTCCTCCTGATCTTGGGAAGCTCACAGAATTGTTTGACTT GAACCTTGCAAACAACAACCTTGGAGGACCTATCCCTGATAATATAAGTTCATGCATAAATCTCATTAGTTT GAATGCTTATGACAATAAATTAAATGGAACCATTCCACGTTCATTTCAAAAGCTCGAGAGTCTGACTTATCT GAATCTGTCATCAAATCATCTCAGTGGAGCACTTCCGATTGAGGTAGCAAGAATGAGAAATTTAGACACACT GGACTTATCCTGTAACATGATCACTGGTTCAATTCCCTCAGCTATTGGAAGACTAGAGCATCTTCTGAGGCT CAATTTAAGCAAAAATGCTCTGGTTGGACACATTCCTGCTGagtttgggaacttgaggagCATCATGGAGAT cGATTTGTCCAGTAACTACCTCCGTGGCCTGATTCCACAAGAGGTTGGGATGCTACAAAATCTGATACTGTT AAAATTAGAAAATAATAGTATTACTGGAGATGTCTCACCACTCACTAACTGTTTCAGTCTCAATAACTT AAATGTATCATACAACGACCTTGCTGGTATTGTACCTACAGACAACAACTTCTCACGATTTTCACCTGACAG CTTCTTGGGTAACCCTGGACTTTGTGGCTATTGGCGTGGTTCTCGTTCTTCGTGCTCTCCTTTATCATCCAGTATTGAGCGCAAAAGGAGAT CATCTATATCAAAGGCTGCATTTCTTGGTATTGGTGTTGGTGGGCTTGTTATCCTGCTCGTTATCCTAGCAGCTGCTTGCTGGCCGCACAACTCACCGGTTCTCAAAGATGTCTCTGTAAGCAAACCAG ACAACCTTGTTGCAGCATCAAGCAGTGTTCCTCCCAAGCTTGTGATCCTCCACATGAACATGGCCCTCTATGTATATGATGATATAATGAGGATGACTGAAAATTTGAGTGAAAAATACATTATTGGTTATGGAGCATCAAGTACTGTCTACAGATGTGATCTGAAGAACTGCAAGTCAGTCGCGATAAAAAAGCTATATACTCACTACCCGCAGAGCTTGAAGGAATTTGAGACCGAACTTGAGACTGTTGGGAGCATCAAACACCGAAATCTCGTCAGCCTTCAGGGGTACTCCCTGTCACCTGCTGGGAATCTCCTCTTCTATGATTACATGGAAAATGGCAGCCTCTGGGACGTTTTGCATG CTTCATCCAAGAAGGAAAAACTTGATTGGGAAGCACGCCTCAAGATTGCTCTTGGTGCTGCTCAAGGCCTGGCTTATCTTCACCACGAATGCAGTCCGCGAATAATTCACAGGGATGTAAAGTCAAAGAATATCCTCCTAGACAAAGACTATGAAGCTCATCTTGCTGACTTTGGTATTGCCAAGAGCTTGTGTGTGTCTTTGACACACACATCAACATATGTAATGGGCACCATTGGCTACATTGATCCTGAGTATGCACGCACATCCCGGCTCAATGAGAAATCAGATGTATACAGCTATGGCATCGTCTTGCTGGAGTTGCTTACTGGCAAAAAGCCCGTCGACGATGAGTGCAATCTTCATCACTTG ATCCTATCCAAAGCTGCAGACAACACGGTCATGGAGATGGTTGACCCAGACATCACGGACACGTGCAAAGATCTTGGCGAGGTCAAGAAGGTGTTCCAGTTGGCACTCCTTTGCAGCAAGAGGCAACCATCGGATCGACCGACGATGCATGAGGTCGTGCGCGTCCTGGACAGCCTAGTCTGCCCAGACCCGCCCCCAAAGCAGGCACAGCCACAGGGATCGGAACAGTCAGCCACAGCTCCGAGCTACGTCAGTGAGTATGTCAGCCTACGAGGCGGCACCGCGCTCTCCTGTGCCAATTCATCGAGTGCGTCCGATGCCGAGCTCTTCATGAAGTTTGGCGAGGTGATATCACGGAACACAGAATAA
- the LOC101780996 gene encoding LRR receptor-like serine/threonine-protein kinase ERECTA isoform X3 has protein sequence MQALAVLDLSFNELSGPIPSILGNLTYTEKLYLQGNRLTGSIPPELGNMTTLHYLELNDNLLTGFIPPDLGKLTELFDLNLANNNLGGPIPDNISSCINLISLNAYDNKLNGTIPRSFQKLESLTYLNLSSNHLSGALPIEVARMRNLDTLDLSCNMITGSIPSAIGRLEHLLRLNLSKNALVGHIPAEFGNLRSIMEIDLSSNYLRGLIPQEVGMLQNLILLKLENNSITGDVSPLTNCFSLNNLNVSYNDLAGIVPTDNNFSRFSPDSFLGNPGLCGYWRGSRSSCSPLSSSIERKRRSSISKAAFLGIGVGGLVILLVILAAACWPHNSPVLKDVSVSKPDNLVAASSSVPPKLVILHMNMALYVYDDIMRMTENLSEKYIIGYGASSTVYRCDLKNCKSVAIKKLYTHYPQSLKEFETELETVGSIKHRNLVSLQGYSLSPAGNLLFYDYMENGSLWDVLHVASSKKEKLDWEARLKIALGAAQGLAYLHHECSPRIIHRDVKSKNILLDKDYEAHLADFGIAKSLCVSLTHTSTYVMGTIGYIDPEYARTSRLNEKSDVYSYGIVLLELLTGKKPVDDECNLHHLILSKAADNTVMEMVDPDITDTCKDLGEVKKVFQLALLCSKRQPSDRPTMHEVVRVLDSLVCPDPPPKQAQPQGSEQSATAPSYVSEYVSLRGGTALSCANSSSASDAELFMKFGEVISRNTE, from the exons ATGCAGGCGCTTGCAGTGCT CGATCTGAGTTTCAATGAGCTATCTGGACCAATACCATCTATACTGGGCAACTTGACATACACTGAGAAATT ATACCTGCAAGGCAATAGGCTAACTGGATCGATACCTCCAGAGCTTGGTAATATGACGACACTGCATTACCT TGAACTGAATGACAATCTATTGACTGGGTTCATTCCTCCTGATCTTGGGAAGCTCACAGAATTGTTTGACTT GAACCTTGCAAACAACAACCTTGGAGGACCTATCCCTGATAATATAAGTTCATGCATAAATCTCATTAGTTT GAATGCTTATGACAATAAATTAAATGGAACCATTCCACGTTCATTTCAAAAGCTCGAGAGTCTGACTTATCT GAATCTGTCATCAAATCATCTCAGTGGAGCACTTCCGATTGAGGTAGCAAGAATGAGAAATTTAGACACACT GGACTTATCCTGTAACATGATCACTGGTTCAATTCCCTCAGCTATTGGAAGACTAGAGCATCTTCTGAGGCT CAATTTAAGCAAAAATGCTCTGGTTGGACACATTCCTGCTGagtttgggaacttgaggagCATCATGGAGAT cGATTTGTCCAGTAACTACCTCCGTGGCCTGATTCCACAAGAGGTTGGGATGCTACAAAATCTGATACTGTT AAAATTAGAAAATAATAGTATTACTGGAGATGTCTCACCACTCACTAACTGTTTCAGTCTCAATAACTT AAATGTATCATACAACGACCTTGCTGGTATTGTACCTACAGACAACAACTTCTCACGATTTTCACCTGACAG CTTCTTGGGTAACCCTGGACTTTGTGGCTATTGGCGTGGTTCTCGTTCTTCGTGCTCTCCTTTATCATCCAGTATTGAGCGCAAAAGGAGAT CATCTATATCAAAGGCTGCATTTCTTGGTATTGGTGTTGGTGGGCTTGTTATCCTGCTCGTTATCCTAGCAGCTGCTTGCTGGCCGCACAACTCACCGGTTCTCAAAGATGTCTCTGTAAGCAAACCAG ACAACCTTGTTGCAGCATCAAGCAGTGTTCCTCCCAAGCTTGTGATCCTCCACATGAACATGGCCCTCTATGTATATGATGATATAATGAGGATGACTGAAAATTTGAGTGAAAAATACATTATTGGTTATGGAGCATCAAGTACTGTCTACAGATGTGATCTGAAGAACTGCAAGTCAGTCGCGATAAAAAAGCTATATACTCACTACCCGCAGAGCTTGAAGGAATTTGAGACCGAACTTGAGACTGTTGGGAGCATCAAACACCGAAATCTCGTCAGCCTTCAGGGGTACTCCCTGTCACCTGCTGGGAATCTCCTCTTCTATGATTACATGGAAAATGGCAGCCTCTGGGACGTTTTGCATG TAGCTTCATCCAAGAAGGAAAAACTTGATTGGGAAGCACGCCTCAAGATTGCTCTTGGTGCTGCTCAAGGCCTGGCTTATCTTCACCACGAATGCAGTCCGCGAATAATTCACAGGGATGTAAAGTCAAAGAATATCCTCCTAGACAAAGACTATGAAGCTCATCTTGCTGACTTTGGTATTGCCAAGAGCTTGTGTGTGTCTTTGACACACACATCAACATATGTAATGGGCACCATTGGCTACATTGATCCTGAGTATGCACGCACATCCCGGCTCAATGAGAAATCAGATGTATACAGCTATGGCATCGTCTTGCTGGAGTTGCTTACTGGCAAAAAGCCCGTCGACGATGAGTGCAATCTTCATCACTTG ATCCTATCCAAAGCTGCAGACAACACGGTCATGGAGATGGTTGACCCAGACATCACGGACACGTGCAAAGATCTTGGCGAGGTCAAGAAGGTGTTCCAGTTGGCACTCCTTTGCAGCAAGAGGCAACCATCGGATCGACCGACGATGCATGAGGTCGTGCGCGTCCTGGACAGCCTAGTCTGCCCAGACCCGCCCCCAAAGCAGGCACAGCCACAGGGATCGGAACAGTCAGCCACAGCTCCGAGCTACGTCAGTGAGTATGTCAGCCTACGAGGCGGCACCGCGCTCTCCTGTGCCAATTCATCGAGTGCGTCCGATGCCGAGCTCTTCATGAAGTTTGGCGAGGTGATATCACGGAACACAGAATAA